The following are encoded together in the Kwoniella europaea PYCC6329 chromosome 1, complete sequence genome:
- a CDS encoding succinate dehydrogenase assembly factor 2, mitochondrial, with amino-acid sequence MSIIRSSFARFSPLVLGTRTRLISTSIRLSKTSDPFPLPFSSPDLAQAQNRLSDDAEEWAMPSPLDRTGEDEQTLRSRLIYQTRKRGTLETDLILSTFAKEFLPTMNVEEMKEFDKLLDEPDWDIFYWSVQKREPPPRWKDTPLLKKLIQHAKNEGKVVRMMPELMQKEPEL; translated from the exons ATGTCAATAATACGCTCATCATTTGCTCGTTTCTCTCCCCTCGTCCTGGGAACTCGGACGAGATTAATATCCACTTCAATCCGACTATCCAAAACCAGCGATCCATTCCCcttacctttctcttcgccTGACCTAGCCCAAGCTCAAAATAGGTTATCTGACGATGCGGAAGAATGGGCTATGCCTTCTCCGTTAGATCGAACGGGCGAAGATGAACAGACTTTACGATCGAGGTTAATCTACCAGACTCGGAAGAGGGGTACTTTAGAAACCGATCTGATATTGAGTACGTTTGCAAAGGAGTTTCTGCCTACGATGAACGtcgaggagatgaaggagttTGACAAG CTGCTCGATGAACCAGATTGGGATATTTTTTATTGGTCAGTTCAGAAAAGAGAACCTCCTCCCAGGTGGAAGGATACTCCCTTGTtgaagaa GCTTATCCAACATGCCAAGAACGAAGGTAAagtggtgaggatgatgccCGAGTTGATGCAGAAAGAACCGGAATTGTAG
- a CDS encoding elongation factor G, mitochondrial, which yields MSSLPRIASRIRSLPANIPVTPLVRPTILTRKPILSTASSPSISPLGKPRTISSSLRSTSSSSSKRSFSSSVRVRDEEKPKDEWPERVLPVLKDSDVKRLKRQRNVGISAHIDSGKTTLTERILYYTGRIRDIHEVRGRDAVGAKMDSMELEREKGITIQSAATFADWVSPPPPTELAEGATLHGTGSEEGKEKYSINIIDTPGHVDFTIEVERALRVLDGAVLVLCAVSGVQSQTITVDRQMRRYNVPRLAFINKMDRAGSNPFRVIQQLRGKLKMNAAALQVPIGAEGDFSGVVDLVRMKALYNEGVKGNQVVETDEIPESVRALAEEKRAELIEQLSEADETLCDLFLDESPITELDIAQALRRATVSLKFTPVFMGSAIKNTGVQALLDGVCQYLPDPNEVHNQALDAALPPQAPPVPLVPAADAPLVGLAFKLEEGRYGQLTYMRVYQGELKRGGVIYNARTGKKVKVPRLVRMHSDEMEDVESIGAGEICAMFGVECSSGDTFTDGSTTFSMTSMFVPEPVISLSIRPEGNETPNFSRALNRFQKEDPTFRVHVDSESQETIISGMGELHLDIYVERMKREYNVACVTGKPRVAFRETITEESKFNYTHKKQSGGSGQFGRVIGKLEPMEMDPDTNKDTAFENRIIGGNIPNQFIPAIEKGFQEALDRGLLTGHPISGCRFVLEDGSAHSVDSNELAFRLAAIGAFREAFQKSKPVILEPVMTVEVVAPIEFQGNVIGALNQRKGTIVDTEVRDDEFTLTAEVALNDMFGYSSQLRGMTQGKGEFSMEYKNHQPVMPNVQRDMMDAFRKKQLSK from the exons ATGTCATCCCTACCCCGAATCGCCTCTCGAATCCGATCCCTCCCGGCCAACATTCCCGTGACACCTCTCGTCCGACCTACCATCCTCACGAGGAAACCGATCCTTTCGAccgcttcttcaccttcgatatCTCCCTTGGGCAAACCTCGAACTATCTCATCGAGTCTGAGATCGACCTCGAGTTCGAGCTCAAAGAGATCGTTTAGCTCTTCTGTCAGAGTCAGAGACGAGGAAAAACCAAAAGATGAATGGCCAGAGAGGGTCTTACCGGTGTTGAAGGATAGTGATGtcaagaggttgaagaggcAGAGAAATGTGGGAAT TTCCGCCCACATTGACTCGGGTAAGACGACTCTTACCGAGCGAATCCTCTACTACACCGGACGGATAAGGGACATCCACGAAGTTCGAGGACGAGATGCCGTAGGAGCCAAGATGGACTCCATGGAATtagagagagaaaagggaaTCACCATTCAATCAGCAGCGACTTTTGCAGATTGGGTTTCACCGCCTCCACCAACGGAGCTGGCTGAAGGTGCGACATTACATGGTACTGGTTCTGAAGAGGGTAAAGAGAAATattcaatcaatatcatcgataCTCCCGGTCACGTCGATTTCACTATCGAAGTTGAACGAGCTCTTAGAGTTTTAGATGGAGCTGTATTGGTGTTGTGTGCTGTATCGGGTGTTCAGTCGCAGACGATCACGGTTGATAGACAGATGAGGAGGTATAATGTTCCTAGATTGGCTTTTATCAATAAGATGGATCG AGCCGGATCAAACCCCTTCCGAGTCATCCAGCAGCTTCGAGGTAAACTGAAGATGAATGCAGCTGCTCTTCAAGTACCTATCGGAGCCGAAGGAGATTTCTCAGGTGTGGTCGATTTAGTCAGGATGAAGGCTTTGTACAACGAGGGTGTGAAGGG TAATCAAGTCGTCGAGACCGATGAAATACCAGAATCGGTCCGAGCACTAGCTGAGGAGAAACGAGCAGAGCTCATCGAACAGTTGTCCGAAGCGGACGAAACCCTATGTGACCTTTTCCTGGACGAATCGCCCATCACCGAATTAGATATCGCTCAAGCCCTTAGACGAGCTACCGTATCTCTTAAATTCACACCCGTATTTATGGGATCAGCAATTAAGAATACCGGTGTTCAAGCTTTGTTAGACGGTGTATGTCAATACCTCCCTGATCCAAATGAAGTTCACAACCAAGCGCTGGACGctgctcttccacctcaagCTCCCCCTGTACCCCTTGTTCCCGCTGCCGACGCCCCCTTGGTCGGTCTGGCGTTcaaattggaagaaggacgaTATGGTCAACTGACGTATATGAGAGTGTACCAAGGTGAACTCAAACGAGGTGGGGTGATATATAATGCTAGAACgggaaagaaggtcaaggtgcCCAGGTTGGTCAGGATGCATTCGGATGaaatggag GATGTTGAATCTATAGGAGCTGGAGAGATCTGTGCGATGTTCGGTGTAGAATGTTCATCAGGAGATACATTCACGGACGGTTCGACTACCTTCTCAATG ACATCGATGTTCGTTCCCGAACCTGTCATCTCACTTTCAATTCGACCTGAAGGAAACGAAACTCCCAACTTCTCGCGAGCGTTGAACCGATTCCAGAAGGAAGATCCTACATTCAGAGTACATGTAGATTCGGAATCGCAGGAG ACCATCATCTCAGGTATGGGAGAATTGCATCTTGACATTTACGTTGAGCGAATGAAACGAGAGTACAACGTCGCTTGTGTCACTGGTAAACCCAGAGTAGCATTCCGAGAGACGATAACGGAAGAGAGCAAATTCAACTATACACATAAGAAACAATCGGGTGGTTCAGGTCAATTTGGTAGAGTTATAGGTAAACTGGAACCTATGGAGATGGATCCGGACACCAATAAGGATACCGCATTTGAGAATAGGATAATAGGTGGTAATATCCCCAACCAGTTTATCCCTGCTATCGAGAAA GGATTCCAAGAAGCCTTAGATCGAGGATTACTTACCGGTCATCCTATATCTGGATGTAGATTCGTTCTGGAAGATGGATCGGCACATTCTGTCGATTCGAACGAATTAGCATTCAGATTAGCAGCCATCGGAGCGTTCAGAGAAGCATTCCAGAAATCTAAACCTGTGATTTTGGAACCTGTCATGACGGTAGAAGTGGTCGCGCCGATCGAGTTCCAAGGCAATGTCATTGGTGCTCTGAATCAGAGAAAGGGTACGATAGTGGATACGGAAGTGCGAGATGATGAGTTCACTCTCACGGCTGAGGTCGctttgaatgatatgtttgGATATTCGAGTCAACTTAGAGGTATGACACagggtaaag GTGAATTCTCGATGGAATACAAGAATCACCAACCTGTTATGCCCAACGTGCAGAGGGATATGATGGATGCATTCAGGAAGAAGCAGCTGAGCAAGTAA